The Verrucomicrobium spinosum DSM 4136 = JCM 18804 genome includes a region encoding these proteins:
- a CDS encoding FecR domain-containing protein, with the protein MSENTPYERFKLSRSIDLLIEGLLDDASAKDLQARLKTDDDLLAQYLEKVRIDTLLLELDWDGMGSAEPAPQKAISRRPLLGLLGVVTVLMLALTATVAWLMKTESGQTLPPTASRLPLVEFTPAAVFEMVAGGAGDDGQLRFGEEMVMQQGGVNIRLGSGVEAQIQGPSRFAVTGANQIKLERGSGRFVVPHHAKGFTVETPWMEVVDLGTIFTVSAEEEVHEVHVEEGRVEVRMKNDSALPQTLGEGESMLSLATGRTLISNSDASFKLRDAAPDMEVIFDENLAGIPAAVFAEQQPAKGAWSVLEGTPVVREGRFDAQGRDASMMGHFSRAVEPGSDAVVLLSFESVSPRSLFHSKGFAGVSLFDGEGEVLFFGDKGSDSYSWEVLTYGKGYRGPNERRTAYDLAIQGSEATFTIRYRQRTGAFEVFRGWGVRGVPIAKGLTDPDLRFDRVRVKNGKGGDFSFTKLRVSVITENHQ; encoded by the coding sequence ATGAGTGAAAACACGCCATATGAACGCTTCAAACTGAGTCGCTCGATCGATTTGCTGATCGAGGGATTGCTGGACGACGCCTCAGCGAAGGACTTGCAAGCGAGGTTGAAGACAGACGATGACTTGCTTGCGCAGTACCTCGAAAAAGTGCGGATTGACACCCTCCTGCTGGAACTTGACTGGGACGGAATGGGAAGCGCTGAGCCTGCGCCTCAAAAGGCCATTTCCCGGAGGCCCCTCCTTGGACTTTTGGGCGTCGTGACAGTCTTGATGCTGGCGTTGACAGCCACGGTCGCGTGGCTCATGAAAACGGAATCCGGACAAACGCTTCCACCGACGGCTTCCAGGTTGCCTCTGGTGGAGTTCACGCCGGCAGCGGTCTTTGAGATGGTCGCTGGTGGGGCCGGAGATGATGGGCAATTGCGCTTTGGTGAAGAAATGGTGATGCAGCAAGGTGGAGTAAACATCCGGCTTGGCTCCGGTGTCGAGGCTCAGATCCAGGGACCGTCGCGATTCGCCGTCACCGGTGCGAACCAGATCAAGCTTGAACGCGGCTCTGGGCGGTTCGTTGTTCCCCATCATGCCAAAGGGTTCACGGTGGAGACGCCGTGGATGGAGGTGGTGGACTTGGGCACCATATTTACCGTTTCAGCAGAAGAAGAGGTGCACGAAGTTCACGTTGAAGAGGGGCGCGTGGAAGTCCGCATGAAAAATGACAGCGCCCTGCCGCAGACTCTTGGTGAAGGGGAAAGCATGCTCAGCCTGGCCACCGGCCGCACATTGATCAGCAACAGTGATGCCAGCTTTAAACTGCGCGATGCAGCGCCAGATATGGAGGTGATCTTTGACGAGAACCTTGCTGGCATTCCGGCGGCGGTGTTTGCGGAGCAACAGCCGGCGAAGGGGGCGTGGTCGGTACTGGAAGGAACTCCGGTGGTGCGTGAAGGGCGCTTTGATGCGCAAGGCCGGGATGCCTCTATGATGGGCCACTTCTCGAGAGCGGTCGAGCCAGGCAGCGATGCCGTGGTGCTGCTTTCTTTTGAGTCAGTTTCACCCCGCTCCCTCTTCCACTCAAAAGGGTTTGCCGGGGTGAGTTTGTTTGATGGGGAAGGCGAGGTTCTCTTCTTCGGAGACAAGGGTTCGGATTCCTATTCTTGGGAGGTGCTCACTTATGGGAAGGGCTACCGTGGACCCAACGAGCGCCGCACGGCGTATGATCTGGCCATTCAGGGGAGTGAAGCGACTTTCACGATCAGGTACCGCCAGCGGACCGGGGCTTTTGAAGTCTTTCGGGGCTGGGGGGTGCGGGGCGTGCCCATTGCCAAAGGTCTGACCGACCCCGACCTGCGCTTCGACAGGGTCCGTGTCAAGAACGGCAAGGGCGGGGACTTTTCATTCACAAAACTGCGTGTGTCCGTTATTACAGAGAACCATCAATAA
- a CDS encoding sigma-70 family RNA polymerase sigma factor encodes MRRAQAHGPAGATWYGHNDLILSMENILDTLCWPTTGNVLSGSGGGGGTCPPAVPASGVGPKGEEEFGATLRRHAPSVRHYVRSLLPGCADADDIAQETLLKLWEKRAEFTLGTNFKAWAFQTARYLVLNHRKKLARSKVVLIDEELMDHMARQLVAEEPDFIEDELAALEMCRKKLNSEDQKLLHIRYGTNVSLETYAEHEGVRTGMLRARLFRLREALGKCLKSRLPRS; translated from the coding sequence ATGCGGAGGGCTCAGGCGCATGGCCCTGCTGGGGCGACGTGGTACGGACACAACGATTTGATATTGAGTATGGAGAACATTCTAGACACCTTATGCTGGCCGACGACGGGCAACGTGCTGAGTGGGTCGGGTGGAGGCGGAGGGACCTGCCCCCCCGCAGTTCCTGCATCAGGCGTAGGTCCAAAGGGGGAGGAGGAGTTTGGCGCAACGTTGCGCCGCCATGCCCCATCTGTGCGCCATTATGTGAGGTCTCTATTGCCCGGTTGCGCAGACGCGGATGACATTGCACAGGAAACTCTTCTGAAATTGTGGGAGAAACGCGCTGAATTCACCCTTGGCACGAACTTCAAGGCCTGGGCTTTTCAGACCGCCAGATATCTTGTTCTGAATCACCGGAAGAAGCTGGCACGATCAAAAGTGGTCCTGATAGACGAAGAATTGATGGACCATATGGCCCGGCAGCTGGTGGCGGAAGAACCCGATTTCATCGAGGACGAATTGGCTGCCCTGGAAATGTGCAGAAAGAAACTAAACTCTGAGGACCAAAAGCTTCTGCACATTCGCTATGGAACAAACGTCTCGCTGGAGACATATGCTGAACACGAGGGAGTCCGCACAGGAATGCTGAGAGCCAGGCTTTTTCGCCTCAGGGAAGCCCTTGGAAAATGCCTCAAGTCTCGCCTGCCACGCTCATGA